The following coding sequences lie in one Methanothermobacter sp. MT-2 genomic window:
- a CDS encoding iron-sulfur flavoprotein, giving the protein MKVLLLCGSPRKESNTMILLERCADKIREEGVETEIVSLRDMEIKSCRACLTCAKTGECRIDDGLNNIIEKIRKSEGFIVGSPVYFGTARGDVMSALQRIGMVSRASDKFLEWKVGGPIAVARRGGQTATIQEMLMFYLINDMIVPGSTYWNIVFGWAAGEVEDDKEGIETIEHFGENVAKLIKKIYTV; this is encoded by the coding sequence ATGAAAGTATTGTTATTATGTGGAAGTCCGAGGAAAGAAAGCAACACAATGATATTATTGGAGAGATGCGCAGATAAAATCCGGGAAGAAGGAGTTGAAACCGAGATAGTCTCTTTAAGGGACATGGAAATCAAATCTTGTAGAGCATGTTTGACTTGTGCAAAAACCGGTGAATGCAGAATAGATGATGGACTTAACAATATCATTGAAAAGATAAGGAAATCAGAGGGTTTCATAGTAGGCTCTCCAGTATATTTTGGAACAGCCCGTGGGGATGTTATGTCAGCACTACAAAGGATAGGTATGGTTTCACGGGCCTCTGACAAATTCCTGGAATGGAAAGTTGGAGGTCCCATAGCAGTGGCTCGTAGAGGTGGGCAGACAGCAACGATACAAGAAATGCTAATGTTCTATCTCATAAATGATATGATAGTCCCTGGTTCAACATACTGGAATATTGTGTTTGGTTGGGCTGCTGGAGAAGTTGAAGATGACAAGGAAGGTATTGAAACAATAGAACATTTTGGGGAGAATGTGGCGAAGCTGATCAAAAAAATATACACGGTGTAA
- a CDS encoding probable S-methyl-5'-thioinosine phosphorylase, whose amino-acid sequence MIGIIGGTGVYKVPKTVKKEKKIIKTPYGDSPQISIFKLHGKEVAFIPRHAEGHDYPPHKINYRANIWALKKLGVTKIIATNTAGSLYKSIKPGTLIAPDNFLDFTKTRIGTFYDDETVHVDVTEPYCPKLRKILISSGKVKNGGVYVCTEGPRFETAAEIKMFKILGGTLVGMTGLPEAVLARELEMCYASLCLVSNYAASISKDKLTMEEVFRTIKDKRPVIVDIIDRSVEMVDESPCECHRMLKGASVDELIKGEMGK is encoded by the coding sequence ATGATAGGAATAATAGGTGGAACAGGAGTCTACAAAGTACCAAAAACGGTCAAAAAAGAAAAAAAGATCATAAAAACACCCTATGGGGATTCACCCCAAATTTCAATTTTCAAACTACACGGCAAAGAAGTGGCATTCATACCAAGACACGCAGAAGGCCACGATTACCCACCACACAAAATAAACTACAGAGCAAACATATGGGCGCTTAAAAAATTAGGCGTCACAAAGATAATCGCAACCAACACCGCAGGATCACTCTACAAATCCATAAAACCCGGAACACTTATCGCCCCAGACAACTTCCTAGATTTCACAAAAACCAGGATCGGAACATTCTATGATGATGAAACAGTACATGTAGATGTCACAGAACCATACTGTCCAAAACTTAGAAAAATACTAATATCATCTGGAAAAGTAAAAAATGGAGGAGTATATGTATGCACAGAAGGGCCGCGCTTCGAGACCGCGGCCGAGATAAAAATGTTCAAGATCCTCGGAGGCACCCTTGTAGGGATGACAGGATTGCCCGAAGCCGTGCTTGCAAGAGAACTTGAAATGTGCTATGCAAGCCTATGTCTAGTATCAAATTATGCAGCATCTATATCAAAGGACAAGTTAACCATGGAAGAAGTTTTCAGGACAATTAAAGATAAGAGGCCGGTTATCGTGGATATTATTGATAGGAGTGTTGAGATGGTGGATGAATCACCATGTGAATGTCATAGGATGCTTAAAGGCGCTTCTGTAGATGAACTAATCAAAGGAGAGATGGGAAAATGA
- a CDS encoding tRNA-splicing ligase RtcB — translation MDVKDILIKVRESVWEVPTDYKKCMRVPGRIFLDEEALKDLEIGAVDQVANVACLPGIQKFSIGLPDIHFGYGFSIGGVAAFDARNGVISPGGVGFDINCGVRLIKTNLDHEEAQPKIKELIDTLFMNVPSGVGSKGKIRLKRGQIDEVLDNGAEWAVENGYGWEKDLERLEENGKMEDANSEKVSEKAKKRGIPQLGSLGSGNHFLEVQKIDKIFDQKAAEVYGLEEGKVTVLIHTGSRGCGHQICSDYLRVMDKAYKKYNIRIPDRQLACAPVDSQEAIEYFQAMSAAANYAWANRQMIVHWVRESFEQVFKTSAEDLEMDIVYDVAHNIAKKETHPIKGLKREVYVHRKGATRAFGPGRKEIPPEYRKIGQPVIIPGTMGTSSYVLHGTETAMEETFGSTAHGAGRKMSRAGAKRTYRGEKVQRNLLGRGIYVRATSMPVIAEEAPGAYKDVDMVVNTSHKTGISRLVAKMIPLGVAKG, via the coding sequence ATGGATGTGAAGGATATACTAATAAAAGTTAGAGAATCGGTATGGGAAGTCCCCACAGACTATAAAAAGTGTATGCGCGTACCAGGACGAATATTCCTAGATGAAGAGGCATTAAAAGACCTTGAAATAGGTGCTGTTGACCAAGTTGCCAATGTAGCATGCCTACCAGGCATACAAAAATTCTCAATAGGACTACCAGACATACACTTCGGCTACGGCTTCAGCATAGGAGGCGTGGCCGCATTCGACGCCCGAAACGGAGTCATAAGCCCAGGCGGGGTTGGATTCGACATAAACTGCGGGGTCAGACTAATAAAAACAAACCTAGACCACGAAGAAGCACAACCAAAAATAAAAGAACTCATAGACACCCTATTCATGAACGTGCCATCAGGAGTGGGCAGCAAAGGCAAAATAAGACTAAAAAGAGGTCAAATAGATGAAGTGCTAGACAACGGGGCTGAATGGGCTGTTGAAAACGGCTACGGATGGGAAAAAGACCTAGAACGCCTTGAGGAAAATGGTAAAATGGAAGACGCCAACTCAGAGAAAGTAAGCGAAAAAGCAAAAAAGAGGGGCATACCCCAACTAGGCTCACTAGGCTCAGGCAACCACTTCCTAGAAGTCCAAAAAATAGATAAAATCTTCGACCAAAAAGCCGCAGAAGTATACGGCCTAGAAGAAGGAAAAGTAACAGTACTAATACACACAGGATCCAGAGGCTGCGGCCACCAAATCTGCTCAGACTACCTAAGAGTCATGGACAAAGCCTACAAAAAATACAACATTAGAATACCAGACCGCCAACTAGCCTGCGCCCCAGTAGACTCCCAAGAAGCAATAGAATACTTCCAGGCAATGTCAGCAGCAGCAAACTATGCATGGGCCAACCGCCAAATGATAGTACACTGGGTGAGAGAATCCTTCGAACAAGTATTCAAAACAAGCGCAGAAGACCTAGAAATGGATATAGTCTATGACGTCGCCCACAACATAGCCAAAAAAGAAACACACCCAATAAAAGGCTTGAAAAGAGAAGTTTACGTCCACAGGAAAGGGGCTACAAGAGCCTTTGGCCCTGGAAGAAAAGAAATACCCCCAGAATACAGGAAGATAGGCCAACCAGTCATAATACCAGGTACAATGGGAACATCATCCTATGTACTCCACGGAACAGAAACAGCCATGGAAGAAACCTTTGGATCCACTGCACATGGAGCAGGACGCAAAATGAGCAGGGCAGGTGCGAAGAGAACATACCGGGGCGAAAAAGTCCAAAGGAACCTCCTAGGGAGGGGGATTTATGTAAGGGCGACTTCAATGCCAGTAATCGCCGAGGAAGCGCCGGGCGCCTACAAAGACGTTGACATGGTCGTTAACACATCCCACAAAACAGGAATATCACGTCTAGTCGCCAAGATGATACCCCTAGGCGTTGCAAAAGGGTGA
- a CDS encoding protein archease: MRKKFEYFEVTADAGYWAYGSTLEEAFENAALAMFELMTDTKKVSPKKEKKIKIEAEDEISLLHDWLDELLFLMDTEFLFFSKFKVNIRKNRLYRLEGKALGDHINPNIHEIRDEVKAVTYHLMDVLRENNHYKVRVIVDL; encoded by the coding sequence ATGAGAAAAAAATTCGAATACTTCGAAGTAACAGCCGACGCCGGCTACTGGGCATACGGATCAACACTAGAAGAAGCCTTTGAAAACGCGGCCCTTGCAATGTTCGAGTTGATGACAGACACCAAGAAGGTTTCGCCAAAAAAAGAAAAAAAGATAAAAATAGAAGCAGAAGATGAAATATCACTCCTACATGACTGGTTAGATGAACTCCTATTCCTAATGGATACAGAATTCCTATTCTTCTCAAAATTCAAAGTTAATATACGAAAAAATAGACTATATAGACTAGAAGGAAAAGCCCTAGGTGACCATATAAACCCTAACATACATGAAATACGCGACGAAGTAAAAGCAGTCACATATCATCTAATGGATGTGCTGCGAGAAAACAATCACTATAAGGTGAGAGTTATAGTAGACCTATAA
- a CDS encoding ORC1-type DNA replication protein has product MHKLAAEDKALIVALDDVNHLFHDKNANRIFYDILRAYEAFDNVRTGIFAVLSDIEFRYALDKNVDSVFIPQEIIFPPYSYDEIYDILMDRTRIGFYDGVISNEIVEEIAALAFETGDLRYGINLLRVCGNLAEAEASPRIKKEHLKAALKDTATANFMETVKNLSDNEMELLRVIIDAKGEGLTAGQVYNEFKRRTGLSYSSFTRILEKLEFLRLIDTPFTGKGKRGNARLIIPRFNRINGLNK; this is encoded by the coding sequence ATGCACAAGCTTGCAGCAGAGGATAAAGCGCTTATAGTTGCATTAGATGATGTTAACCACCTATTCCATGACAAGAATGCTAATAGGATATTCTATGATATTTTAAGGGCGTATGAAGCTTTTGATAATGTTAGGACTGGTATATTCGCTGTATTATCTGATATTGAGTTTAGGTATGCTCTTGACAAGAATGTGGACTCAGTATTTATTCCACAGGAGATAATCTTCCCACCATACAGTTATGATGAAATATATGATATCTTAATGGACAGGACTAGGATAGGATTCTATGATGGTGTGATCTCCAATGAGATAGTAGAAGAGATAGCTGCGCTCGCATTTGAAACAGGCGACCTAAGATATGGTATAAACCTCCTAAGGGTTTGCGGCAACCTGGCGGAAGCAGAAGCATCCCCCAGGATAAAAAAAGAACACCTAAAAGCGGCTTTAAAGGACACTGCAACGGCGAACTTCATGGAAACTGTGAAAAATCTCTCAGATAATGAAATGGAACTTCTAAGGGTTATAATCGATGCTAAAGGTGAAGGTTTGACAGCAGGCCAAGTCTATAATGAATTTAAAAGGAGAACAGGGCTAAGTTATTCCTCCTTTACTAGGATCCTGGAAAAACTCGAATTTTTAAGGCTTATCGACACTCCATTCACAGGTAAAGGTAAGCGTGGTAATGCACGTCTGATAATCCCAAGATTCAATAGGATCAATGGATTAAATAAGTGA
- a CDS encoding 6-hydroxymethyl-7,8-dihydropterin pyrophosphokinase, which translates to MDLKTWIGWYEKILEDFKFDPIADMEAAEYLNDFLKEHGNIMVEVDDLPHNDKFIIFGAGPSIKKHLKLLREDLDFRVFTVIAADGATSALLEESIIPDIIVTDLDGNMDDIIRANKAGSFLVVHAHGNNLEKLKFYLPKLRNVLGTTQTPPLGCLHNFGGFTDGDRAVFLAVELGAKVIILAGMDFGDTVTKYSRPQISGETARADEVKRLKMEYAKRLIDWIMENEDVKIYNLVETGSLKG; encoded by the coding sequence ATGGATCTTAAAACATGGATTGGCTGGTATGAGAAGATACTAGAGGATTTCAAATTCGATCCCATCGCTGATATGGAGGCGGCGGAGTACCTTAATGATTTCCTCAAAGAACATGGAAATATTATGGTGGAAGTCGACGATCTGCCGCATAATGATAAATTTATAATATTTGGGGCCGGACCTTCAATTAAAAAGCATTTGAAGCTTTTAAGGGAGGATTTGGATTTTAGGGTTTTTACTGTTATAGCTGCTGATGGGGCTACAAGTGCACTATTAGAGGAATCTATAATCCCTGATATTATTGTAACAGACCTTGATGGTAACATGGATGATATAATCAGGGCAAACAAGGCCGGTTCTTTCCTAGTGGTCCATGCACATGGCAATAACCTGGAAAAGTTAAAGTTTTATCTTCCGAAACTTAGGAATGTTCTTGGAACGACCCAGACACCCCCTTTAGGGTGTCTGCACAATTTTGGGGGTTTCACTGATGGTGATAGGGCTGTTTTTCTTGCTGTGGAGTTAGGTGCCAAGGTTATCATATTGGCTGGTATGGATTTTGGGGATACGGTGACAAAATATTCAAGGCCTCAGATAAGTGGGGAGACAGCAAGGGCAGATGAGGTTAAAAGGTTGAAAATGGAATATGCCAAGAGGCTTATAGATTGGATAATGGAAAATGAGGATGTTAAAATTTATAATCTAGTTGAGACTGGATCATTGAAAGGTTAA
- a CDS encoding aminotransferase — protein sequence MDETLLMIPGPTRVAPRVLKAMSENIVNHRSAIFGKFLTETSEMISEIFRTDNKSYILTGSGTAAMEAAIVNILNPGDKILNVVGGKFGERFSNIVEAFGGESKRIDVEWGKAANPDDISQALEEDEDIKAVTVVHNETSTGVANPIKEIGKILKGYDALYIVDTVSSLGGAEVDVDGYNIDICVTGSQKCLAAPPGLAAITLSDDAWNVVDNTNSKCYYLDLKKYRKTSSLEPPETPYTPAVSLVYALHEALKVVEEEGLKNRIKRHELAAKAARNAIKALGLELFPDEKVSSTTVTAVNLPEGVTDAELRGTMRNKYHVELAGGQDHLKGKIFRIGHMGNITHRELITTFSALEMTLRELGFDVEMGEGVAAIADTYLPQNL from the coding sequence ATGGATGAAACATTATTGATGATCCCAGGTCCAACTAGAGTTGCTCCCAGAGTATTAAAGGCTATGTCAGAGAATATAGTGAATCACAGAAGCGCTATATTCGGCAAATTCTTGACAGAAACAAGTGAGATGATCTCCGAGATATTCAGAACCGATAATAAATCTTATATACTCACAGGTTCTGGGACAGCGGCCATGGAAGCCGCAATAGTTAACATACTAAATCCTGGTGATAAGATACTTAATGTGGTCGGCGGAAAATTCGGAGAAAGATTTAGTAACATTGTCGAGGCATTTGGCGGCGAATCAAAAAGAATCGATGTTGAATGGGGAAAAGCAGCAAACCCTGATGATATCAGCCAGGCCCTAGAAGAAGATGAAGATATAAAAGCAGTTACTGTAGTGCACAATGAAACTTCTACAGGAGTTGCCAATCCCATAAAAGAGATAGGAAAAATCTTAAAAGGTTATGATGCGCTTTATATTGTTGATACTGTATCTTCACTAGGAGGAGCTGAAGTAGATGTTGACGGATACAATATAGATATCTGCGTTACAGGCTCACAGAAATGTCTGGCAGCACCCCCAGGTTTAGCCGCGATAACATTAAGTGACGATGCATGGAATGTCGTGGACAATACAAACTCAAAATGCTATTACCTAGACCTTAAAAAGTATAGGAAGACAAGCAGCCTAGAACCCCCAGAGACCCCATACACACCAGCAGTATCATTAGTGTACGCTTTACACGAAGCATTAAAAGTCGTGGAAGAAGAAGGCCTTAAAAACAGGATAAAAAGACATGAACTGGCCGCTAAGGCCGCTAGGAATGCTATAAAAGCCCTTGGTCTTGAATTGTTCCCTGATGAGAAGGTTTCATCCACAACAGTCACAGCAGTTAACCTGCCAGAGGGTGTGACAGACGCCGAACTGCGCGGTACCATGAGGAACAAGTATCATGTGGAACTTGCAGGGGGACAAGACCACTTAAAGGGCAAAATTTTCAGGATAGGACATATGGGTAACATAACCCATAGGGAACTTATAACAACCTTTTCAGCCCTTGAAATGACCTTAAGGGAACTTGGTTTTGATGTTGAAATGGGTGAAGGCGTTGCTGCAATAGCAGACACCTATCTACCCCAAAACCTCTAA
- a CDS encoding phosphomannomutase, whose translation MKKLFGTFGVRKIANKELTPEFASRLSAAFGSLINGKVAVGGDTRTSTFMIKHAIISGLLSSGCDVVDLGILPTPAVQYAVRKYYDAGVIITASHNPPEYNGIKFVDEYGIGIREELEEKIEKIFFEETVKRVSWDKIGSPTKNRKIIREYINEIIKRVDLDTIREANFTVVVDCGSGAASYTTPYILRKLGCEVLSLNCQPDGFFPGRNPEPTPENLKDLMNVVKASGADLGIAHDGDADRTICIDEKGNFIFGDKTFALVEKKMLKENKGGLIVTTVATTSAIYDIAKENNGKVITTAVGDLIVARTLKEKKGLFGGEENGGLIFPDFVYGRDGALSAAKILEIMAEEGKPISKLVAELPRYYSEKMKIKCPDKLKPKVMGIVQEKVKTDPKVDRIDTTDGVKIFREDGWVIIRPSGTEPIFRCFAEAKNQKKATEMAKWGVDIVKDSINKIKD comes from the coding sequence ATGAAAAAACTCTTCGGCACCTTCGGCGTTAGGAAGATAGCGAATAAAGAATTAACACCAGAATTCGCTTCAAGACTTTCAGCAGCCTTCGGTTCCCTTATAAATGGAAAGGTTGCTGTCGGAGGCGATACAAGAACTTCCACATTCATGATAAAACATGCCATCATATCAGGTCTCTTATCTAGTGGATGTGACGTGGTGGATCTTGGGATCCTCCCAACCCCAGCCGTTCAATATGCTGTTAGAAAATACTATGATGCTGGTGTTATTATCACAGCATCCCATAATCCGCCAGAATACAATGGAATAAAATTCGTTGACGAATACGGAATAGGAATCAGAGAAGAACTAGAAGAAAAGATAGAAAAGATCTTCTTCGAAGAAACCGTTAAGAGAGTTTCATGGGATAAAATAGGCTCCCCCACAAAAAACAGAAAGATCATCAGAGAATACATAAATGAAATTATAAAGAGGGTTGATCTTGACACCATAAGAGAAGCTAACTTCACTGTTGTAGTTGACTGCGGATCCGGAGCAGCATCATACACAACACCATACATTTTAAGAAAACTTGGATGCGAAGTCCTATCCCTAAATTGTCAACCAGACGGTTTCTTCCCAGGCCGAAACCCTGAACCAACCCCAGAAAACTTAAAAGATCTTATGAATGTTGTTAAGGCTAGTGGCGCGGATCTTGGGATAGCCCATGACGGAGATGCTGATAGGACAATCTGTATAGATGAAAAAGGAAATTTCATCTTCGGCGATAAAACCTTCGCTCTTGTAGAAAAGAAAATGTTAAAGGAAAACAAGGGAGGTCTAATCGTAACCACAGTAGCCACCACTTCAGCCATCTATGATATCGCAAAAGAAAACAATGGAAAAGTTATAACAACAGCCGTGGGAGACCTGATCGTGGCAAGAACCCTCAAAGAAAAAAAAGGACTATTCGGCGGCGAAGAAAATGGCGGTCTAATATTCCCAGACTTCGTATATGGCAGGGATGGAGCTCTCTCAGCCGCCAAAATACTTGAAATCATGGCCGAAGAAGGTAAACCAATATCCAAACTCGTGGCCGAACTCCCAAGATACTATTCAGAGAAAATGAAAATAAAATGTCCAGATAAACTTAAACCCAAAGTAATGGGCATTGTACAAGAAAAAGTCAAAACAGACCCCAAAGTAGATAGAATAGACACCACAGATGGTGTTAAAATATTCAGAGAAGATGGTTGGGTCATCATAAGACCCTCAGGCACAGAACCCATATTCAGATGTTTCGCAGAAGCCAAAAATCAAAAAAAAGCCACGGAAATGGCAAAATGGGGTGTTGATATCGTTAAAGATTCAATCAATAAAATAAAAGACTAG
- a CDS encoding putative membrane protein, translated as MEDEQIFKIVIFIALTGLIGMIISAGSITPREVKIKEINKGMIDEKVTITGFVEEIKQSKTGKASFITLNDGTGKITIVIFEELKNEMGRSNINMETLKYKKIKITGKVTEYKGSMEIILEEPQNLKILNPP; from the coding sequence ATGGAAGATGAGCAAATATTTAAAATTGTCATTTTCATAGCACTAACAGGCCTTATAGGGATGATAATATCAGCTGGCAGTATCACGCCACGAGAAGTCAAAATAAAAGAAATAAACAAGGGCATGATCGATGAAAAAGTCACAATAACAGGATTCGTGGAAGAAATAAAACAATCTAAAACAGGGAAAGCCTCATTCATCACATTAAATGATGGTACCGGGAAGATAACAATTGTAATATTCGAAGAATTGAAAAATGAGATGGGAAGATCCAACATAAACATGGAAACACTCAAATACAAAAAAATAAAAATCACAGGAAAAGTAACAGAATATAAAGGGTCAATGGAAATCATACTCGAAGAACCCCAAAACCTAAAAATCTTAAACCCACCCTAA